A part of Bacteroidales bacterium genomic DNA contains:
- a CDS encoding PKD domain-containing protein has translation MGLLSANRLWGQVDTDFWFVVPELSHRGNTGGTPGRFRIATLELEAYLTVSMPANTYHPVTNPTGFQDTLIYIPANSAAELDLSHLMDNITFPNRNLLENKPLTPSGINNFGIHITSTNMINVYWEVNYEYGSDLWTLKGNNGLGTLFFTPFQDVYDNRNLNPMAYSAIDIVAAHDNTRVTITLPPGKGASYGSTVSTLLPGGSHVVNLNAGQTFSLYPRNYSTLAADRLGGTRIESDQPVGVVVKDDALNTGPQGQPVIGDQLVPVDIVGDRYIVPTVNNPNLVFVVATENNTPIYVTNADGSPVGATPYTTLNRGDQAMVILNNGSPYAQITSQANPGDSYLPFYVFQLSTLNQTRGGALVPSIGCTGNTQLAFARAREGENIFYFYLITEAGNEDQFLVDGVRNDGIIDPGRFTPIAGSGGWVAQRTNSINANTLPVGQHLVENTGGIFHLAIMNGFPGAGQGGFYYGYYSDFGGLNVGATVAGTNSSVVRACYGDPVQLHAFGGTTYEWTPDTYLDDAHINLPTAMNLPPGAHLYTAEVSGACGSGSIDLTVQVAPPVVAHFETNVVSGCSPLEIQFEDQSEGTYSWQYDFGDTITPLLRYDDNPATPDTPPPDPFIFTHTYTNTTNQPIDYEVTLLVKNESGCADILTKTITVFPEIHSDFTVDQDDGCDPLEVQFTNNSWGNTDSWLWEFGDGGSSTEQDPLHEYRNLFGPDNLLFDARLVAISPYNCRDTSSHLITVRPYIEAIFAYDTVAECSPHEIIISNQSIGADSYLWTFGDGATSTSPDTVLRHTYFNNTAFPVTYTIALRVENEEGCTHQVQREVTIYPGVNADFIVTPIEACSPSEMVFQNNTTGAAASYLWDFGDGGSSTQEHPMHYYDRNMLRHDTVFTVSLVATTNEFCRDTAQMDVTIHPYIEAAFTVDDVVGCTPFEVVIHNESIGADDYYWDFGDGSPVSNDPSDILNHIYQNPDTSTAVYPLRLIVTNEEGCSDTLVRNITVHPLITASFTTDGLTGCHPLTVTFTDLSQNAVNYLWDFGDGAASVEHSPVHTFSNFGTTDSVVYLVNLTTSTEDGECVMSVSWPITVYPQVEAEYTFPYAQGCGPFEVPFENLSMGGESFTWDFGDGVLVNTALADPQTHTFVNTLVPPGPQDFNISLTAENHYGCSSEVIKTVRVYPDIVAGFEVSDTAGCHPLQVDFTNLTTGGATYVWDFGDGSTSNLPDPVHVFTNTGTIDSVYTVKLYTLAPNNTCDDSVYLDIRVHPYIQANFTVPVSLGCNPFDVEIFNASVNADTFYWNFGDGSQLLTYNLDPIYHQFDNTGNFLSQQDYEITLVAENYAGCTDEIRRTITVEPDLLAGFDVSDTAGCHPLTINFTNHTQQGAAYYHWDFGNGTTSMEENPVQTFTNIGAADSIYRVWLYTTASNNECRDSFYMDILVHPYMMADFTFQEQVHCSPSQVEFHNASVGGDIFYWDFGDGQRDTTTGLSPVTHVYTNADFASNGVFQVTLLAENSAGCTAQMSRVVEVYPAIEAVIDPDVIAGCHPLEVDFSNLSRGGYTYSWDFGDGATSKADSPLHTFTNFTGAPVTRTVRLLATSQFNCTSNTTMDITIYPKPAARFETDQIIDCAPFDLPFTNTSIHGDEYTWSFGNDTTFTMTTMDPVSHTFDNQNADISSYRITLVASTSFGCLDTVEQDIYVYPRTIADFSFNDGDCSPFMAYFVNESVRGQTYVWDFGDGTGARSTDPSNLYFNLTGKDSVYYITLTSTSMHGCVDSHTDSVDVYAQPDVEFLASPTHQMYPDATVDFTNESSQGYWSYQWDLGDGTTSNLEDPPAHTYNTWGEYVIWLRASTPHCSDSVSHSVRILPAAPVAAFDTVIGDCEPHTVQFRNRSIFGETYLWDFDDGSTSTEFEPVHTYEKYGYYNVKLTVTGLGGTEYAYRQVEVYRMPYVDFRVEPELVMLPDEEIHLFNLSTHGSTYLWDFGDGNTSTEESPRHLYTAIGIFNISLEVSTEHGCTDRMLKTAAVTVEGEGVILFPNAFKPDLNGPNGGYYDLKARELNNIFHPYWEGVADYHLEIYTRWGEKLFYSDDVNKGWDGYFKEELCDQAVYVFKCWGFFHNGELFQVKGDVTLLHHNQNYRFL, from the coding sequence GGCTTATTCAGCTATCGATATAGTGGCTGCTCATGATAATACCCGGGTAACCATCACCCTTCCTCCAGGAAAAGGAGCCAGTTATGGTTCAACCGTCAGCACTTTATTGCCCGGGGGGAGCCATGTGGTGAATCTGAATGCCGGCCAGACATTCTCCCTGTATCCCCGGAACTACAGCACCCTGGCCGCTGATCGGCTTGGTGGGACCAGGATAGAATCCGATCAGCCTGTTGGTGTAGTTGTGAAGGATGATGCGCTTAACACGGGACCTCAGGGTCAGCCTGTTATAGGCGACCAGCTGGTACCCGTGGATATTGTGGGGGACCGCTACATTGTACCTACCGTTAACAATCCCAATCTAGTTTTTGTAGTAGCTACGGAAAACAACACTCCTATCTATGTGACCAATGCGGATGGTTCTCCTGTTGGCGCTACTCCCTATACCACACTGAACCGGGGAGATCAGGCAATGGTGATCCTGAACAACGGCTCTCCTTATGCACAAATCACCTCCCAGGCTAATCCCGGAGACTCTTATTTGCCTTTTTATGTATTTCAGCTTTCAACCCTGAATCAGACCCGTGGAGGAGCCCTGGTGCCTTCCATCGGATGTACCGGGAATACACAGCTGGCATTTGCCCGGGCCAGGGAGGGGGAGAATATCTTCTATTTTTATCTGATCACTGAGGCTGGTAATGAAGACCAGTTTCTTGTGGACGGGGTCCGGAATGACGGAATTATTGATCCGGGAAGATTTACACCCATAGCCGGTAGTGGCGGATGGGTGGCTCAGCGAACAAACTCCATCAATGCTAACACTCTGCCAGTAGGTCAGCACCTGGTGGAAAATACAGGAGGAATCTTCCACCTGGCCATTATGAACGGCTTCCCAGGAGCCGGGCAGGGGGGATTTTATTATGGGTATTATTCCGACTTCGGTGGACTGAATGTGGGAGCCACGGTGGCCGGCACCAACTCTTCGGTGGTGCGGGCCTGTTACGGAGACCCGGTGCAGTTGCATGCTTTCGGGGGGACCACCTATGAGTGGACGCCCGATACCTATCTGGACGATGCCCACATTAACCTGCCCACGGCCATGAACCTGCCTCCGGGGGCCCATCTCTATACCGCCGAGGTTTCCGGGGCCTGTGGGAGCGGTTCCATCGATCTGACCGTGCAGGTTGCCCCTCCGGTAGTGGCCCATTTTGAGACCAATGTGGTTTCCGGCTGCTCTCCCCTGGAGATTCAGTTTGAGGACCAGTCGGAAGGAACCTATTCCTGGCAATATGATTTTGGGGATACCATAACTCCCCTGTTACGCTATGATGACAATCCGGCCACCCCTGATACCCCTCCGCCCGACCCTTTCATATTTACACATACCTATACCAACACCACCAATCAGCCCATTGATTATGAGGTGACCTTGCTGGTTAAGAACGAAAGCGGGTGTGCGGATATTCTGACAAAAACCATCACGGTATTTCCAGAAATTCACTCGGATTTTACGGTGGATCAGGACGATGGCTGCGATCCGCTGGAAGTGCAGTTTACCAACAATTCATGGGGAAATACCGATAGCTGGCTCTGGGAGTTTGGCGACGGCGGTTCCTCCACGGAACAGGACCCGCTACACGAGTACCGGAACCTCTTTGGTCCGGATAACCTCCTGTTTGATGCAAGGCTTGTGGCGATTTCCCCTTATAACTGCCGCGATACCTCTTCCCACCTGATCACGGTCAGACCTTATATCGAAGCCATTTTTGCCTATGATACCGTGGCGGAATGCTCTCCACATGAAATAATCATCAGCAATCAATCCATCGGTGCGGATAGCTATTTATGGACCTTTGGGGATGGAGCCACCTCCACATCCCCGGATACAGTTTTAAGACATACTTATTTTAATAATACAGCCTTCCCTGTGACCTATACAATCGCCCTGCGTGTGGAAAATGAAGAAGGTTGCACCCACCAGGTCCAACGCGAGGTTACTATCTATCCGGGAGTGAATGCCGATTTTATAGTTACACCCATAGAGGCTTGTTCCCCTTCCGAAATGGTCTTCCAGAACAATACCACCGGGGCTGCTGCCAGTTATTTATGGGATTTCGGAGACGGGGGAAGCTCCACGCAGGAGCATCCCATGCACTATTACGACAGGAATATGTTGCGGCATGATACCGTCTTTACTGTAAGCCTGGTGGCCACTACCAATGAATTCTGTCGCGATACAGCTCAAATGGACGTGACTATCCATCCCTATATCGAAGCTGCATTCACAGTGGATGATGTGGTGGGTTGCACCCCATTTGAAGTGGTCATCCACAATGAATCCATAGGAGCGGATGATTATTACTGGGATTTTGGAGATGGTTCGCCAGTATCCAATGACCCCTCCGATATTCTTAACCATATCTACCAGAATCCGGACACCAGTACCGCTGTATATCCGCTTCGCCTGATTGTGACGAATGAAGAAGGTTGCAGTGATACCCTGGTCAGAAACATCACGGTCCATCCGTTAATTACCGCCAGTTTCACTACCGACGGACTAACCGGATGCCATCCTCTGACAGTGACCTTTACCGACCTGTCGCAAAATGCCGTAAACTATTTGTGGGATTTTGGGGACGGAGCAGCATCTGTAGAACATTCGCCCGTTCATACCTTTAGTAATTTTGGGACTACTGACAGCGTTGTTTACCTGGTTAACCTCACCACTTCCACTGAGGATGGAGAGTGTGTAATGTCGGTGTCATGGCCCATTACGGTATACCCTCAGGTGGAGGCGGAATACACTTTTCCCTATGCTCAGGGCTGCGGACCCTTTGAAGTTCCATTTGAAAATCTTTCCATGGGCGGGGAAAGCTTCACTTGGGACTTTGGGGATGGTGTGCTGGTTAATACAGCTCTAGCCGATCCTCAAACCCACACCTTTGTGAATACGCTTGTGCCACCGGGACCACAGGATTTTAATATCAGTCTGACCGCTGAAAACCATTACGGATGTTCCAGCGAAGTGATTAAGACCGTAAGGGTTTATCCGGATATTGTAGCGGGATTTGAGGTGTCGGATACAGCCGGATGTCACCCGCTACAAGTAGATTTCACCAATCTGACCACCGGTGGGGCAACCTATGTATGGGACTTTGGAGACGGATCCACTTCCAATCTGCCGGACCCGGTCCACGTTTTTACCAATACCGGAACAATCGATTCGGTCTATACGGTGAAGCTATACACCCTGGCCCCGAATAACACCTGTGACGATTCCGTTTACTTGGATATTAGGGTGCACCCGTACATTCAGGCCAATTTTACGGTACCGGTGAGCCTGGGCTGCAATCCCTTTGATGTGGAGATCTTTAATGCATCTGTAAATGCGGATACCTTCTACTGGAATTTTGGAGACGGAAGCCAGCTGCTTACCTACAATCTGGATCCGATCTACCACCAGTTCGATAATACCGGCAATTTTCTCAGCCAGCAGGACTACGAGATTACTCTCGTGGCGGAAAACTATGCAGGCTGTACCGACGAAATCAGGAGAACCATTACCGTGGAGCCCGACCTCCTGGCAGGATTTGATGTGTCGGACACGGCAGGTTGTCATCCACTTACCATAAACTTTACCAACCATACTCAGCAGGGAGCCGCCTATTACCACTGGGATTTTGGTAATGGTACCACTTCCATGGAAGAGAATCCTGTACAGACCTTTACCAATATCGGGGCAGCAGACTCTATTTACCGGGTATGGCTCTATACCACTGCCTCGAATAATGAATGCAGGGACTCCTTCTATATGGACATTTTGGTGCACCCCTATATGATGGCTGATTTCACCTTCCAGGAGCAGGTCCATTGTTCTCCATCTCAGGTTGAATTTCATAACGCCTCTGTGGGCGGGGATATTTTCTATTGGGACTTCGGAGACGGACAACGGGATACCACTACCGGCTTAAGTCCGGTGACTCATGTATATACCAATGCCGATTTTGCAAGTAACGGGGTTTTCCAGGTGACTCTGCTGGCGGAGAATTCGGCCGGATGTACCGCCCAGATGAGCAGGGTGGTTGAAGTATATCCGGCCATTGAGGCAGTGATCGACCCCGATGTGATCGCCGGGTGCCATCCCCTGGAGGTTGATTTCTCAAATCTCTCCCGGGGAGGTTATACCTACTCCTGGGATTTCGGGGACGGGGCCACCAGCAAGGCTGACAGTCCGCTACATACCTTTACGAATTTCACAGGCGCTCCTGTTACCAGGACAGTGCGATTGCTGGCCACCTCGCAATTTAACTGTACCAGCAATACGACAATGGATATTACCATTTACCCGAAACCTGCGGCCAGATTCGAAACAGATCAGATTATAGACTGCGCCCCCTTCGATTTGCCGTTCACCAACACGAGCATTCACGGGGACGAATATACCTGGAGTTTTGGAAACGATACAACCTTTACCATGACCACCATGGATCCGGTGAGTCATACCTTTGATAACCAGAATGCTGATATTTCATCTTACAGGATCACCCTGGTTGCAAGCACCAGCTTTGGCTGCCTGGATACCGTGGAGCAGGATATCTATGTATATCCCCGGACCATAGCCGATTTCTCTTTTAACGATGGAGACTGCAGTCCCTTTATGGCCTATTTTGTGAATGAATCGGTACGGGGGCAGACCTATGTCTGGGACTTTGGCGACGGGACCGGTGCAAGATCGACGGATCCCAGTAATCTTTACTTTAATCTTACCGGTAAGGATAGCGTCTATTACATTACCCTGACCTCGACTTCCATGCATGGTTGTGTGGATTCTCACACCGATTCGGTAGATGTCTATGCTCAACCCGATGTGGAATTTCTCGCCTCTCCAACCCACCAGATGTATCCGGATGCGACCGTGGACTTTACCAATGAATCCAGCCAGGGCTACTGGAGTTATCAGTGGGATCTGGGTGATGGCACCACCAGTAATCTGGAAGATCCGCCGGCTCATACCTATAATACCTGGGGAGAATATGTGATCTGGCTGCGTGCTTCCACTCCGCATTGTTCTGATTCTGTGTCCCACTCTGTCCGGATCCTCCCGGCTGCACCTGTTGCGGCATTTGACACGGTCATAGGGGACTGTGAACCTCATACGGTACAGTTCAGAAACCGGTCGATTTTTGGAGAGACTTATCTTTGGGACTTTGATGATGGTTCAACATCTACGGAATTCGAACCGGTACACACCTATGAGAAATATGGGTATTACAATGTGAAACTAACAGTGACAGGTTTGGGAGGAACCGAATATGCATACAGACAGGTGGAGGTCTACCGCATGCCCTATGTGGACTTCAGAGTGGAACCAGAGCTGGTGATGCTACCCGATGAGGAGATACACCTCTTCAACCTCTCCACCCACGGATCAACGTATCTCTGGGATTTCGGAGATGGAAATACCTCCACGGAAGAGAGTCCAAGGCATCTCTATACTGCTATTGGCATATTTAATATTTCCCTGGAGGTATCCACAGAGCATGGCTGTACAGACCGCATGCTAAAGACCGCAGCAGTAACTGTTGAGGGAGAAGGGGTCATCCTTTTCCCCAATGCCTTTAAGCCTGATTTGAATGGCCCAAATGGTGGATATTATGATCTCAAGGCCCGGGAGCTGAACAATATCTTTCATCCCTACTGGGAAGGGGTGGCCGATTATCACCTGGAGATTTATACCCGCTGGGGGGAGAAGCTATTCTACAGCGATGATGTGAACAAGGGTTGGGATGGATATTTTAAAGAAGAACTCTGTGATCAGGCTGTATACGTATTCAAGTGCTGGGGATTTTTCCATAACGGGGAGCTGTTTCAGGTCAAGGGAGATGTAACCCTGCTTCATCATAATCAGAATTACAGATTTTTATAA
- a CDS encoding class I SAM-dependent methyltransferase, which produces MTYSQRLRRQFPDISLQWEDLLLLESFQIAYLPDRVAEKEFATLVRTYPVVYRFLISKHPPIHSFLARILEENRSPEAKETIEAQNQEALWEIADLIIFNKYPEQFNARSPIRWEISEISAITSLEGKVVADVGAGTGRIAFLAAPLVRIVYAVEPVSRFRSYMKEKAVSERVKNLFVMDGTLDSIPLPENSLDMLITSNAIGWKLDEELLEIERVVRPGGHAIHLLQSNEQAENPHHGTLTSPPGATPACRIRKHINRGIIKICNSDYDEAGLHLP; this is translated from the coding sequence ATGACCTATTCACAAAGACTCAGGAGACAATTCCCGGATATCTCCCTGCAGTGGGAGGATCTCCTGTTGCTGGAATCTTTTCAGATTGCCTACCTCCCGGACCGGGTGGCTGAAAAAGAGTTTGCCACCCTGGTCCGTACCTACCCGGTGGTATACAGGTTCCTGATCTCAAAGCATCCGCCCATCCATTCTTTCCTTGCCAGGATTTTGGAAGAGAACAGGTCTCCTGAAGCAAAAGAAACGATTGAAGCACAAAACCAGGAAGCTTTGTGGGAAATCGCAGATCTGATTATTTTCAATAAATATCCGGAACAATTCAATGCCCGTTCTCCGATCAGGTGGGAGATCAGCGAAATCAGTGCAATCACTTCCCTGGAAGGAAAGGTCGTGGCAGACGTTGGGGCAGGGACCGGCAGAATCGCTTTCCTGGCAGCACCCTTGGTTCGTATTGTCTACGCGGTGGAACCCGTTTCCCGTTTTCGCTCCTACATGAAAGAAAAAGCTGTCAGCGAGAGGGTGAAAAATCTATTTGTGATGGACGGCACCCTGGACTCCATACCCCTGCCTGAAAACTCCCTCGATATGCTGATCACCTCCAATGCCATTGGATGGAAGCTGGACGAGGAATTATTGGAGATCGAACGGGTGGTCAGACCGGGCGGCCACGCCATCCATCTGCTGCAATCGAACGAACAGGCTGAAAACCCCCATCATGGTACTCTCACTTCCCCCCCTGGAGCTACACCTGCCTGCAGGATACGAAAACATATAAACAGAGGTATTATAAAAATCTGTAATTCTGATTATGATGAAGCAGGGTTACATCTCCCTTGA
- a CDS encoding family 78 glycoside hydrolase catalytic domain, with product MSYSASAKHYSRIIRRVVFTVPILICIACTGTRTSLETLTVEYSVKPLGMDVEQPRFGWQMMAPDNTRGVYQTAYRIIVKDPAGEIVWDSEKVDEGSSVAIRYQGRPLQSSTRYSWKVTVWDQDQEDWSDASWFETGLMNPDPDLSAWEGAQWIGGGDKDLVFYSHYQLIFKLKYALSIAEGSTRAGVVYGANDIRLMDKYKNIFQAENGEDESYIKLELDISGLEGSSGVPARLNVYRVGYTREDRADEPIKYFDIKPSVIHPGNKNDRHDFEISSAFGRLSIVLDGESEFFIREKTEEPAGFEARFGRGGGGASVNLNPVGSGGNYIPFGMVCDIGFSIGAGQQATCTDLEILNDRLPNNTLFKEDLSGDYEGIFAGRISVAGGSYLLNGGQTGALVLANPSRNSTPMLRTGFEAPKRVAAARLYVTARGIYEIFLNGEKVGQDFYNPGLTQYNKTHMYQTYDVTEMIRVGSNSMGAMMAEGWWSGLLSFGSIWNHFGDRQSLLAKLVLTYKDGSREVITSNDANWKYYNNGPVVYSSLDLGEVYDANREVLTQGWTESDFDDSGWKSASMVPLEGTSFAGSEREFDGSLTEFNFGEMQLLGQIGNSAGVFETLTAQSMKEVREGVYVYDMGQNFVGVPRITIQNGSAGDTMVLRYAEMLYPDLEESGKNVGMIMTENYRAALCQDLYIMKDGDQVFQPKFTSRGYQYIEITGIHEPLPPGAVEGIAISSVLDLTADYHTSNEKVNQLWSNLVWSNVDNFLSIPTDCPQRNERMGWSGDISVFSRTATYVSNADQFLRRHMLAMRDVQKSNGKFTDVAPVGGGFGGVLWGSAGITVAWEVYQQYKDISLLEEHYDAMVAYADYLQSTINEETGITSDGQLGDWLGPQNNMLGTPFLTSAYHVYDLWVMKNVAEILGKQEDADRFEEWYRQRKEFFNHTFINEEGRTMGLVGGGRGFDGRVAPPAEWKLADTQTSYAVGLALGTFRDDLVSQMGRNLAETVRRRNADDSGEIRPEYSLMTGFIGTAWINNALSDQGYSEHAYRLLQNNQYPSWLYAIDQGATSIWERLNGYTVENGFGGNNSMNSFNHYSFGAVGQWMMAYSLGIQRDDPGFKKFILQPEPDPTGEMTWAEGYYDSVYGRISSSWKIRDGRLVYETVVPANTEATLYLPAISVGSVLENGREANSSEGVSFLKFEKGRAVYQLKSGSYSFESSLD from the coding sequence ATGTCTTATTCTGCTTCTGCAAAGCACTATTCAAGAATAATCCGGAGAGTTGTTTTTACGGTCCCGATCCTGATTTGTATTGCCTGTACCGGAACCAGGACTTCCCTTGAAACCCTGACGGTGGAATACTCCGTGAAACCCCTGGGAATGGATGTGGAACAGCCACGGTTTGGGTGGCAGATGATGGCCCCGGACAATACCAGAGGGGTGTATCAGACAGCCTACAGGATCATTGTAAAGGATCCTGCAGGAGAAATTGTCTGGGACTCGGAAAAAGTGGATGAGGGTTCTTCGGTGGCGATCCGATATCAGGGCCGGCCGCTGCAGTCATCCACCAGATACTCCTGGAAAGTTACGGTCTGGGATCAGGACCAGGAGGATTGGAGCGATGCTTCCTGGTTCGAGACCGGATTGATGAATCCAGATCCGGATCTAAGCGCCTGGGAGGGGGCACAATGGATTGGGGGAGGAGACAAGGATCTGGTTTTCTATTCACATTACCAGCTGATTTTTAAACTGAAGTATGCCCTTTCCATTGCGGAAGGGAGCACGAGAGCCGGGGTAGTATATGGTGCCAATGATATCAGGCTGATGGACAAATACAAGAACATCTTCCAGGCAGAAAACGGAGAAGATGAAAGTTATATCAAGCTGGAACTCGATATTTCCGGGTTGGAAGGATCTTCAGGTGTTCCGGCCAGGCTGAATGTCTACCGGGTGGGATATACCAGAGAGGATAGGGCTGATGAACCTATAAAATATTTCGATATAAAACCATCTGTCATTCATCCGGGCAATAAAAACGACCGGCATGATTTTGAAATCAGCAGCGCTTTCGGACGTTTATCCATTGTTCTGGATGGAGAAAGTGAGTTTTTCATCAGGGAGAAAACGGAAGAACCCGCGGGATTTGAGGCCAGGTTCGGGAGAGGGGGTGGTGGTGCTTCTGTGAACCTGAATCCTGTGGGTTCAGGAGGAAACTACATCCCGTTTGGAATGGTTTGTGACATTGGTTTCTCCATAGGGGCCGGTCAGCAGGCCACCTGCACTGATTTGGAGATCCTGAATGACAGACTCCCGAACAATACCCTGTTTAAGGAGGATTTGTCCGGGGATTACGAGGGAATATTTGCAGGACGGATTTCTGTTGCAGGGGGATCCTACCTGTTGAATGGCGGCCAAACCGGAGCGCTGGTACTGGCCAATCCCAGCAGGAACTCTACTCCCATGCTCAGAACCGGGTTCGAAGCTCCCAAGAGAGTGGCCGCTGCCCGCCTGTATGTCACAGCACGGGGAATTTATGAGATATTTCTCAACGGCGAAAAAGTAGGCCAGGATTTTTATAACCCCGGACTGACCCAGTATAATAAAACGCATATGTACCAGACCTACGACGTAACGGAAATGATCCGTGTCGGCAGCAATTCCATGGGAGCCATGATGGCTGAGGGATGGTGGAGCGGACTGCTGAGTTTTGGATCCATCTGGAACCATTTTGGCGACAGGCAATCCCTGCTGGCCAAACTGGTCCTGACCTACAAAGATGGCTCCAGGGAGGTTATCACCAGCAACGATGCAAATTGGAAGTATTATAACAATGGGCCGGTTGTTTACAGCAGCCTGGACCTGGGAGAGGTCTATGATGCTAACAGGGAAGTACTGACGCAAGGGTGGACAGAAAGCGATTTTGACGATTCCGGATGGAAGTCTGCCTCCATGGTCCCCCTGGAAGGCACTTCTTTCGCGGGTAGCGAAAGAGAATTCGACGGCTCGCTGACCGAGTTTAATTTCGGGGAAATGCAGCTGCTGGGACAGATAGGGAACAGTGCCGGGGTATTCGAAACCCTCACGGCGCAGAGCATGAAGGAGGTACGTGAAGGAGTGTATGTTTATGATATGGGACAGAATTTCGTGGGTGTTCCCAGAATCACCATTCAGAACGGAAGTGCCGGCGATACTATGGTTCTCAGATATGCCGAAATGCTCTACCCCGACCTGGAAGAATCGGGAAAAAATGTAGGAATGATCATGACTGAAAACTACCGGGCTGCCCTTTGCCAGGATCTTTATATCATGAAAGACGGGGATCAGGTATTTCAGCCGAAGTTCACATCCAGGGGATACCAGTATATCGAGATTACCGGTATTCATGAGCCATTGCCCCCGGGAGCGGTAGAAGGAATAGCCATCAGTTCAGTTCTGGATCTTACGGCCGATTATCACACTTCCAATGAAAAGGTGAATCAACTCTGGTCGAACCTGGTCTGGTCCAATGTCGATAATTTTCTATCCATTCCCACCGATTGTCCCCAGCGTAATGAAAGAATGGGATGGTCGGGCGATATATCGGTATTTTCCAGAACAGCCACCTATGTTTCGAATGCTGACCAGTTCTTGAGACGGCATATGCTGGCGATGCGTGATGTGCAAAAGTCAAACGGCAAATTTACCGATGTGGCCCCGGTTGGCGGAGGCTTCGGAGGGGTCCTGTGGGGCAGTGCAGGAATTACAGTAGCCTGGGAGGTCTATCAGCAATATAAAGATATATCCCTTCTGGAGGAGCATTACGATGCCATGGTTGCCTACGCCGATTATCTGCAGAGCACGATCAATGAAGAAACGGGAATCACCAGCGATGGCCAGCTGGGCGACTGGTTGGGTCCCCAGAATAATATGCTGGGAACCCCGTTCCTGACAAGCGCCTATCATGTATATGACCTTTGGGTGATGAAAAATGTGGCGGAAATACTGGGTAAACAGGAGGATGCTGACCGCTTTGAAGAGTGGTACAGGCAGAGAAAGGAATTTTTTAATCATACCTTCATTAACGAAGAAGGCAGGACCATGGGCCTTGTTGGAGGAGGCCGGGGTTTTGACGGGCGTGTGGCACCTCCGGCAGAATGGAAGCTGGCCGATACCCAGACCTCCTATGCGGTCGGTTTGGCTCTGGGCACTTTCAGGGATGATCTTGTGTCGCAGATGGGCCGGAACCTGGCAGAAACGGTAAGGCGCCGGAATGCGGATGACAGCGGGGAGATCCGTCCGGAATATTCCTTAATGACCGGTTTTATAGGAACAGCCTGGATAAACAATGCATTATCGGACCAGGGCTACAGTGAACATGCATACCGGCTGCTTCAGAACAATCAATATCCCTCCTGGCTGTATGCCATCGATCAGGGAGCCACCTCTATCTGGGAACGCCTGAACGGATACACCGTTGAAAACGGTTTTGGGGGAAATAACAGCATGAACTCCTTCAACCACTATTCCTTCGGGGCAGTGGGTCAATGGATGATGGCCTATTCACTTGGCATTCAGCGGGATGATCCCGGGTTCAAAAAATTTATCCTTCAGCCCGAACCCGATCCCACCGGTGAAATGACATGGGCCGAAGGTTATTACGATTCCGTGTACGGCCGGATATCCAGCAGCTGGAAAATCCGGGATGGCCGGCTGGTTTATGAGACGGTGGTGCCGGCCAATACAGAAGCCACCCTTTATCTGCCTGCGATATCTGTTGGCAGTGTCCTGGAAAATGGCCGTGAGGCGAATAGTTCAGAGGGAGTTTCCTTTCTGAAGTTCGAAAAGGGAAGAGCTGTATATCAATTGAAATCAGGGAGTTACAGCTTTGAAAGCTCCCTGGATTAA